The Pseudomonadota bacterium region AATTACAGTAGCTTGACCAATATTCCTACCATCAAGGAAATCTGCGCGAGGGCAAGCCCCACCATCCATTTGATTACGTCCAGCTTGAGCTCGGCGAGATCCGTCTTGGTCGTCAACTGCGTGGCGACCGATTCCGAAAGCGCCTCTTGTTGCGCCTCCGCCATCGCCTTGGCCTGGGCCTCGGGAACCCCGGCGGCTTTGAGTCTTTCGACGAATTTCAGGGTGTCGAAGGTTACGGTTGCCATACCTGCAGTGTAGCA contains the following coding sequences:
- a CDS encoding CCDC90 family protein gives rise to the protein MATVTFDTLKFVERLKAAGVPEAQAKAMAEAQQEALSESVATQLTTKTDLAELKLDVIKWMVGLALAQISLMVGILVKLL